A region of the Arachis hypogaea cultivar Tifrunner chromosome 15, arahy.Tifrunner.gnm2.J5K5, whole genome shotgun sequence genome:
CGCGATCAACTACTCTGATCCGTGGCGACTCCTTCACTCATCGCAACACGCCACTGCGAGTATCCTCACTGTCCACGTAACGCAGTCCAAGACGTCGTCACTGGCTACCCTGCgactcttcttctcttcctcctatttaattttgaatgatttttttaactattttttatgtttcttttttctacatttcggatgattctttttattagttttggatgattctttttcttatgttttgtatgttttttttcttgGGATTTGAATAattctttatcttatgttttagtgctttttattttttggaatttcgaaaatttttttgtaaagaAGAAATAGTGTTTGCGTAATAAATGGTAAAAGATGAATTAGAGTAAGAAGAGGcaattaataatcattaattttgtatcttttaaaaaaaaaatttaaataatcactaattaatgacaattaatgttattaattagtatagttagtatagaatataatttaaaaatatttgttggcTATACCCTTCTTGTTttcctaataaaattattttttattttgttggatcaatttaaaaattcattattcacattgtttataaAAGTCATTGTAACAAAAtctaaaaatatacatataaatgaAAGAGAATCTTTGCAAGCTCAAGCTCATATCCTAAATGTTTCAAAAGGAAAATGGTACTCAACTAAAATCAGGTTAGAAAGACAAAATATTAGgaagttaatatttttttagaataatattatacatacaaattttttatcaattaatttGATCTAACgtcaacaataataattattttaattattcttacTCACTCATTtacttaaattttattgtttaacttagttaaattagtttaaaaaagaccttatacatataacatttttcttatatcaataatattaattagtcaatattttagattaatattttaattttatactattaaaatttaaaattaatatttagtatttagtattaACTAAGTTTTGGgttaaaattgataaattttattaattatataatattatttcaataAATATTCAACAAGAtgcataattaaaaatttgattgttTTAATTAATATCTCTCACCTTCCTATATATCATTTAACTAGTATAAAAAGTGTAATGTGCATCCTAAAAATCAATCaccaaaaattaattactatatatttatatgtataataCACATATTACTTAGCTAATTTCCAATGTATATTTATACTTAAACATCGTTAGATGAAATTATCTATTTGGagattctgtttttgttttgaaatttgtAGGTGAGAGGAACACTCATAAATTTAAATTCAGacgtttgtgattataattattttaacggGCCTATCTAAATGTTGGTTGAATGTTACCTCTACATTATTAAGGGTCTATTTGGGaaactctaaaagtagttttttttttacttttgacttatgaaaagtagtagtattaatgtctggtacaatttttaaaaccaaattgcaactttttaagaagctattttggagcttatagagaagttaaaaaaaatgacttctctcataatacttctacttttcattacatttctataaaataagcacttttatagttaaaaatacaaacacaaaataacttatttataagttacttttaacatagtcatttattgtttaagttattttatcaaaaggaacttaattaagttggttaTCCAAACTGAACCTAAGTATCTAATATATTGTTTcaaaaatactaatttattaTGATATACGGACAAAAACACAGAATATCACATGACACATAtgcaaataaatatataaattttaattttttataagatacaaaaacacaatatatatatatatatataaatataaaatattttttaaataaattataataatatttaaatattttattgatattaaaatataaattaatattttaattatttttaattatataaaatatttaaaatattttttattttaataaataataatatatattatttttaaatttattttaaaaatataaattaaaaataaaattaaacacgttgacatacaataatattaaagtgtgtttagatatatttaaaattaaaaaatatttttttttgtcaaaacatcattaaatataaaagataaatatattaaataaatatcgaATAAGTATCATATTCAAAATATATTCCACCACACGAATCCAATAAATAAATGATGAGCAAGTATCAACAACTCAGCGAGTGTATGTATAGCTACTTCATTATTCACTTCTTAATTTCCTATGATGTTATAACAAAACAAATATCAAAGATCACTAAATGTATTTTAAAGAACAGGCAAGTCGTTATCACAAATTAAGTAAATGGACACACACTAAATATATATTTAAGATATAATtaaccattaaaattaattattaaaataaaatatatattaaaatataaaatacatattaaaataaactaaattatatatatatttatacacaaatacataatttttaataaatttataccgTCATTTATCATATATTCTTGTTTATAAACTTTTGAAGTGAATAATAATTAAAGGTGGAGAGAAAAAAATAGCATAATTTCAAATGGTCTAATTttttcatactcaattaagaaatTGTGGGTTCGAACCtcatatctttagtaaaaaaaaaaagaaagaagaagaaagagaaagagaaaaaaagctAAAAGATTGATGCGGATAATAAATATCTAAGGCATATTCCACATGTATTTTTCTTCAGGGTCCCCTTAGTTACATGCTGTTTGGTTCAGGTGCCACACAAAGTCAAAAACCAGCTTCTAGCACACAAGTCAAAAGGCATTAATCGGAAAAAATGCCACAATATGCATCCACCCAAACGCTGTCTTATCAACTCACCCACACTTTAATTTGGTGTAACGGTGGAAGCCTGGATGGTTAGGATCACGTACCTGAGGGTGCATTCTGTTTTGTGGCACAATTGCGGTTGCGGTGGCGGTGGTTGAGGGTGGAATCGAAGGCGTCCGGGAGGTGGCGATCGAGGCGGAGGAAGCGGCGGCGGTTTATGCTGTTTTGGAGCATGGTGCGGACAAAGGAGGCTTCTATGGTGTTGAGGAATTGCATGTGCTTCTCTTCTGTCCAATATGTTGGAGACTCCATGCTCGTGGTTGAAGAGGGTTTCTTGGTTTTGATATGAAGAATAATGAAGAGGATGTAACTAACAAACCACTAGAATAGTGATACAACAAAGTGGGAATTTATTTCAGCCTCCAATGTCCCAATTTTATCCtctaagattatatatatactagaCCTACTAGGGGGAAAAAAATCTTCACACAAACAAGATTTTCTCTATTTATAATCATCAATaactttcttttcaattttcaataaataataaGGATACTTTTTTTAGAgtgaaaagtaattatttttatgtgaagttaatatTTGAATATCGTTAAATAATGTAatagatttgattaaattatcatataataatttttaattatctattttatttaaaaataatttttaaagagtCTTGTTAGGGAgtcaatagaatatttgtacaatgtgtacaatgagctATTTATTTGGCCTAATAtaagttaaaaaatgaacatccaGATAAAATACTATTAATTTCTCAACCACAATACACCCATACTATTCAGACCATTCGAGTACCAGAGATAATAGATATCTAATATCCTACTTAATTGAACATCCCTATacccccattgtacacattgtatagatACTTCATTGGTTCcctatatttctttattttaaaaattatatattaaaatatattattctatgAAGAGTGTCAGGAGACCAGCAACTTTTGGTATTTGTAGCCattaaatagccatcaatgatgattttaatggtgtaaaattaGTGTGAAATTTTATCCAATAATTCACTTTTCCTTACTGATTACGCTGACAAGAATTTAAAAAAGTTGCTGGCCTCCTAAATTTTTTCTTATTCTATAATTCTTTGTATACAACACTTATGTAAACTTACTTTTTAGTTCTTTATAttatgaaaattaattatatacaaTGAAGACTCTCTTTAGTACTTAGTTTCCTAAACTTCGCTTAAAACACAAATCACCTGGAGGATTGTTTTAACTTTAATTTGTAGTGTATAATTTATAACTTCTTGAAGacgattaattaatatataaaagaacTTAAGATACATAATAAATGATAATGTACATAGTAGTTATATTTTCAACTTATACAATTTGTTAATTTTCTAACTTATCATGAATGTGAATGATATAGGCATGACCATGATGAGGCTATAAAATATCTCTGTGATTCATGAATGTGATGCACGGAAGAAGATATTTTGgggattaaagaagaaaaaaacataaaaaaaggaaGTGGTATGAGCTAAGTTCAGATGGCGACCAATGGTTAGTCCAAATCAATCTTGAGACTTGAGAGTGACCTTTTTGCTTCGAAATATGAAACCAACACAAACAGTCAAACATGTCATGTACTACATATATACTTCCCTTTGCATCATCCGGTTCTACTTAAAAGATTTTGAAGTGTCAGTTATTTTTaatcgttgatcttaattatatatattatttatattctttataattaagatcaacaatTAAAAATAACTCACCAATATGAcgatacatttaaaatttttttttttacttattatatatgtattgaaAATATAtcgtatagatatttttttttgttagaagtTTTAAATGAGTCAATTTGGTGATTTATTTAAGGGCAAGTTCGCTTTATTTGTAAGTCATTATTTTTTAGTTGGAATCGTTTTTAATAAGTCTAATGAATTAAACGAGTttgtttatttattcttttattttatttttaaaaaatattttgatcaaaaatattatttttaaatcaaaactttaaataaataatttttttagtcgaTAGATCAAATTTTTAGAttgaataaaaaagaatattatctaaaagtgtttttttttttttttgaaaaaatgtaaatatataattgattaatttaGATACAGTGAGCAATTGAGGGATCATAATGTGTTAGTTTATGGGgttcaaagaaaaaattttataatataaacaactcatcttttaatattttttattagatatgGAGTGCTTTAATGTTTGTTACTTATCAAATTTCAATTAtttcttatattttatattaattgttcatcaaatttaaaagaataatttactAATCagattctacttttttttttaagattataagaaaaataaaagcataaaatctgttaatttatttattatctctAATAGCAAGTTGTTTTTAAAAAGCGttagatatataaataaatttgtcTTTATTGATCAAATTGCTAAAAGATTGTAGAAGTCTCTAATATGATAACTCACattcaaatatctaataaaagtgtaaattaaatttattaataccgatgaaaacaagaaaaagattaTAAAAGTTAAATATTTGACAAATCAAAACGAATCTAATAATTGCTTACTCATGTAAGTTGTTGACTTGTTGATTACCATTTTATACACACTAGAAGTAAGAAGAATTAAGCAGGTAAAATAACTCAAATTAAAGTCAAATATGAGTTGCTAAGCTTTGGCCAAAC
Encoded here:
- the LOC112751771 gene encoding uncharacterized protein, whose translation is MESPTYWTEEKHMQFLNTIEASFVRTMLQNSINRRRFLRLDRHLPDAFDSTLNHRHRNRNCATKQNAPSVGLAIIRRTKRSSLSFNSLEDQVVPQVGNEGEAA